CTGTATTACTGTGTCGAGATTACGTTCCTGCTGACCAATTTCTCCAGCAGCATGCGGGCCGCCTCTTCCGGATCGGTTACGGACTCCCCGCCCAGTATCTGGCCGGGGGGCCGGTCGGGGGAGAAAATCCTGCGCACGGATGTGGCCGAACCCTTGAGGCCGATCACATCCTCGCTCAGTTTAAGCACACTATTATCCCAGACCTTGATATCGGCATCATGTGCCATCAGCCGCATGGGTACCGTCGGGTAACGCGGGCGGTTGATCTCGCGCAGCACCGCCACCATGGCAGGCAGCCTGGAATCCAGCACCTCATACCTGTCCTCGAATTTGCAGCGCACCCTGATCCTTTTATTCTCGATGTCGATGCTCTCGACACGGTCGACCGATGTGAGCTGGGCACACTTAAGACGCGTTGCGATGCCCGGCCCCACCTGAGCCGTATCTCCATCAATGGTCTGCTTTCCGCATATCACCATAGCCAGCTCGTCCTCCTTGGCCAGCATGCGGATGGCGGAGGTCAACACCATGCTGGTAG
This genomic window from Dehalococcoidia bacterium contains:
- a CDS encoding electron transfer flavoprotein subunit beta/FixA family protein, with the protein product MLIIACIKQVPDTTQVKIDPDTGTLIREGVPSIINPFDAHALEEALRLKEKYGFKVVALSMGPPGAAMTLRKALAVGADDVVLLSDRAFGGADTLATSMVLTSAIRMLAKEDELAMVICGKQTIDGDTAQVGPGIATRLKCAQLTSVDRVESIDIENKRIRVRCKFEDRYEVLDSRLPAMVAVLREINRPRYPTVPMRLMAHDADIKVWDNSVLKLSEDVIGLKGSATSVRRIFSPDRPPGQILGGESVTDPEEAARMLLEKLVSRNVISTQ